A genomic window from Salvelinus namaycush isolate Seneca chromosome 5, SaNama_1.0, whole genome shotgun sequence includes:
- the LOC120048280 gene encoding nuclear receptor subfamily 0 group B member 2-like, with protein sequence MDNACTDYNDRQSNAILYNILNRENSRSSHNSLNYNLIPHRCNCEIRRTVCLKSPADICQEASGVLVKTIHFMKNLPAFNQLPLNDQLSLLQSCWAPLFILGLAQEGMNFDVIDTPADSMLKRILLNSQESSETEREQPTLAGVNKLKSCLKKFWSLDLSPKEYAYLKGTMIFNPDVKDLKAALFVEGLQQEAQHALREVVQSLHPGDRSRFARILLAASMLKTITRNLITELFFRPVIGQADLLDFLVDMLFSR encoded by the exons ATGGATAACGCATGTACAGATTACAACGATAGGCAGTCAAATGCTATCCTTTACAACATCCTCAATCGAGAAAATTCCAGGTCAAGCCACAACAGCCTGAACTACAACTTGATACCTCATAGATGCAACTGCGAGATACGACGGACAGTGTGCTTGAAAAGTCCAGCAGACATTTGCCAAGAGGCATCGGGAGTGCTGGTGAAAACAATTCACTTTATGAAGAACTTACCTGCTTTCAACCAACTCCCACTGAACGATCAACTATCGCTCCTCCAAAGTTGCTGGGCGCCACTCTTTATTTTGGGTCTGGCCCAGGAAGGCATGAACTTTGACGTCATCGACACCCCTGCCGATAGCATGCTGAAAAGAATCCTCTTGAATTCTCAAGAGAGCTCAGAGACGGAAAGAGAGCAGCCCACATTGGCTGGTGTGAACAAACTCAAGTCATGCCTCAAAAAGTTCTGGAGTCTGGATTTAAGTCCAAAGGAGTACGCATACCTCAAGGGCACCATGATATTTAACCCAG ATGTGAAAGACCTAAAGGCAGCTCTATTCGTGGAGGGCTTACAGCAGGAGGCTCAGCATGCTCTGAGGGAGGTGGTCCAATCACTCCACCCTGGGGACCGGAGCCGCTTCGCTCGTATCCTGCTCGCGGCCTCCATGCTCAAGACCATCACACGCAACCTCATCACCGAGCTCTTCTTCCGTCCTGTCATTGGCCAAGCAGATCTACTGGACTTCCTGGTCGATATGCTCTTCAGCAGGTAG